The DNA sequence GACACGCTTACCAAAGAAGCAGACTTGACTTACCTTAAGGCAAGCGCCCGCCCGGTGGTACTCGACAAAGATACCTTGTTTTATGTATACGAAAACCTGGGACCTTACTCTGCCGAAGACAGGGCAAGCAGCACCGAAGCACGCCTACGCGAACTGGTGGCAAGGTTTAACTATAACCCTGATTCGCTCAGGGTGGGCAAGAGCCAAACCACCTGGAACATTGTTTATGGCAGCAAAGTACTGTTTAGTGTATTGGCAAACGAAGCCAAACTTCAGAAGTTGAGCCAGCAGCAAGTAGCCGAGAACTACCTTAAGATTATCAAACCAAAAATCATTGTTTTTAGAAAAAAAAGCGCGGTACGCAAGTGGATTGCTGAAATAGGTTGGGTAATATTGATCTTGGTCATTGTGTACTTCTTGTATCGTGCAATGAATGTGTTTTTTAAGTATGCCCTAAAGAAAACATACGACGCCAGAGAGAAATACTTCAATGGAATTACTATCAAAAACTATGAAGTACTTGCCCCACACCGACAACTACAGCTGGCATTTTTGGTAATAAAAACAGTACGTTTGGTTACACTACTCATTGTGCTGTACCTGGCCTTGCCCCTTATTTTTAGCATTTTTCCGGCTACCAAAGGCATTGCCAACACTTTGTTGAGCTATATACTCGACCCATTGCGTCGGGCAGTTACCAGTATTATTAACTACATTCCTCACTTGTTCGAGATTATTGTCATTGTAATAGGTACCCGTTATTTGCTCAAAGCAATGCATTACTTTGCCGACGAGGTAGCTGCAGGTAAGTTGGTCATCAATGGTTTTTATGCCGATTGGGCGGCTCCTACTTACAACATTGTGCGGGTGATTGTATATGGGTTTATGTTTGTGTTGGTGTTTCCTCACTTGCCAGGTTCCGACTCGCCCATTTTCAAGGGAGTATCAGTGTTTTTTGGGGTGTTGTTTTCGCTGGGTTCATCTTCGGCCATCTCAAATATTGTGGCTGGGTTGGTCATCACCTATATGCGCCCCTTCCAAAAACACGACCGGGTAAAAATTGGCGAAGTAGTAGGAGATGTAATAGAAAAAAGTTTATTGGTCACCCGTATCAAAACCGTGAAAAACGAAGAGATTACCATTCCTAACTCTAGTATTCTCAATGGGCACACCATCAACTTTACTTCGTCTAAACAATACCTTATTCATTCTACCATCACTATTGGCTATGATGTACCCTGGCGACAAGTACACGCTTTGTTGATAGATGCAGCCGATAATACCAAATACATTGTGCAAGATCCTCCACCTTTTGTGTTGCAAACCAGTCTTGACGATTTTTATGTGAGCTATGAGGTAAATGCTTACATCAGTGATACCAGCAAAATACAAGAAGCACATTCTGCCATACATCAACACATTCAGGACAAGTTCAACGAAGCAGGTGTAGAGATACTGTCGCCACACTACCGCGCCGTGCGCGACGGTGGGCAACAAACCAACCCTGTCGAATATTTGCCCAAAGATTACCAGTCGCCTCCTATGAAGGTGAAACGGGTGGATTAGTATGCTTTTGGAGTTTTTTGGTCAAGCGTGCAATTATTTCACTTCTGGTGGTGGTTTGTTCTATAAACTCCAGCCTTCGTGTCAGGCTGGGGTGAGTTTTATAAAAAAACTCTTGCCAGGGGTGAATATTTACAGGAGTGAGGTTTCGCCCAGATACTTTCTTTAAAAGGGTTCTTACTGCTTCTTTGTTGGTGGCTTGTACTGACAGGTGGTCTGCCTGATATTCTTGTTGGCGTACTTGGTGTTTTTCTATAATGTTGGCTATAAACTTTACTTTGGAGGAAATCCACAGAAAAGCAATTAAATTGAGGACTGGGGCATTGCCTGTAAACCCTAAAGCTACTGACCAGGCTTCCATAGTGTTTGAAAAGTGCAACCCAAAAATGAAGAAAAATAAAAAAAATAGAAATATATAATTACTAAACCTGATGGGTTCATTGAGGTGGGCAGCCTCATGAGCGATAAGGGCAAATAACTCATTGTTGTCAAAGTCATTGTCTAAAAATCGACTGTCGATATAAAGGTTGTTGAGGTAGCAGTAGCCTGTAACGTTGTTTGACTTGCGTTGACTTTCAAAAAACTTTACCTGATTGATGGATAACTGTAAGGTTTGAGTGATAAAACGATAAATTTGTTCAAATTTTTCTGAATCACTTTCTAAATAGGCATTGATAGGACGCGCAGTTTTTTTCATGTAAATGAGGCTAGGTTTGTCTGCGTCCATAAAAAAAGTTTTGATGACTATGCTCGACATATACCGGTGAAATTGTTTTCTGATGATAAACAATACGATCAATAACACGAGCCAAGCATAAGACGGGAATTGGAAAAGTATGAAAAATACTATGAAAGACAGGACAACAACTAATAGGCCTATGATCCCAAATATTTGCAAATGTTTAAAAATCTGTTGTCGTATATTTAAGTCAGGTTGGTGCTTTTTGGTATATATAAGCGCTATATTTTTGGTCAACATCACTATAGCTGTTATAAACAAAGTATAGCATACAAAAAAAGCTACATTCTGTATAATTCCTTTACCCAAATGATCTCCTAAGAAGGCATACGCTTGTCCAAACCATCCAAAGGCAAGCGCATATATAGTGAATGATGTCAGAAGTATATTACGTGCAATATCTCCCCAGGTATTGATGTGGGCAATGTGTTGTGATGCTTGGTATTTTTTTTCCTCATAATAAGGTGCCAGGTTTTTAGGAATAGAAAAAGTGCGGTGTTGTTGTTGTAACAAGCTGAGTGTAACGCGCAGCAAGGCAAAGGTACCACTCAGTGTGATAAAGAATATTGTCCAGAATTGCATATATATTGTTTGATTACTTATTTTGACTTTACTAAAACTATTGGCTGGATGAAATTTCTGAAGTGTAGTGTTTTGTACGTGTTTTTATTATGTTGGGTTACCCCTGGTACAACTGCCCAAACTCCCCCCAACCTAATAGAGCAACTCATGAAAGCCCGCCCTTACTGGTTTGGCAAAGTATTGAAAAACCCGGCAAAGTATGAAGTACAAATTTTGTATACGCAGATTAACCGTGACAAAAAAAACAAACCCATTTACCAGGATTTTAGCTATCGGCTCAAACCCGAAGCATATTTTAATCCGGCAAGTGTAGTAAAACTGCCCTTGTCGTTGCTTGCCCTTGAGAAAATGCATCAGACCAATTTACTGGGGGTAGATAAATTTACCCGAATGGGCACCAAAGCCAGTTATAAATGCCAGAAAAACGTACCTGGAAACCTACCCAAAGATCAAAACTACCCTTGTTTGGCACGTTATGTAGAACAAATGATGTTGGTAAGCGACAACGACGCTTACAGTAGGGTGTTTGAATATTTGGGCTCGCAGTATATCCAACAACGCCTTGCCCAACGAGGTTACCTTGACATGCGCATTGTGCGGAGGTTTGACGATGAGTGCGACAGTGTGACCAATCGCCACACCAACGCCGTGATCTTTTATAATGACCAACTCGAACCCATTCATTATCAGCCGGCCCGCTACGATCCTTCCCCATTTAGCTTTCCCTGGGGAACCCTCAAAAAGGGGAGGGGTTACTTAAAAAAAGGTTACTTGATACGCCGCCCTCTGGATGTGACTTATAGTAATTATGTGTCGCTCAAAGATGTACACCAAATAATGAAAACAGTCATGTTTCCCGAAGCTGCGCCGCCTCCTTACAGGTTTGACCTGCACTGGAAAGATTATCGTTTTTTGCAAAAACGCTTGGGTAGTTATCCCCGTGAAGGCACCCTTGCTCGTTACCGTGCACCCAAGTATTTTGACACCCACAAAAAATACTTGTATTATGGACGCAAAAAGGTGAGAGTAAACCCAAATATTCGTATTTTCAATATTGTAGGATGGTGGGCTGGTTATTTGGTAGATTCAGCCTATATTGTAGACTTTAAAAATGGAGTAGAGTTTTTTTTGTCGGCGTTGATTTATACCAACGAAAACCAGGTATTTGATTATAAATTTGAGTATACCACCGTGGGTTTCCCGTTTTTAGCCCGCTTGGGGCAAACCATCTATCAGCATGAGCTTAAGCGAGTGAAATCCCGCAAACCTACCCTCAACCAGTTTAAATACTGGCGATAAGAAACGGTGAAAAATAAGTTTTGACTGTTTGGCAGGTGTGGCACATCAATTATTTGCAGGCAACAAAGTATATAAAACCAAATTTATTGTGTATGGATCAATCTAATGAGATCAAGAAACAGTTTTTTAGTATTTCTGAGGTAGCCAAAATGTTTGGGGTCAATGCTTCACTCATCAGATTTTGGGAATCAGAGTTTAGCATTCTTAAACCCCAAAAAAACGCTAAAGGCGAAAGGCGTTTTGTGCAAAAAGACATAGAAGACCTCAAGCTGATTTATTACTTGGTAAAAACCAAAGGCTTTACTCTTGAAGGAGCCAAAGAGAGCATTCGTCAAAAGGCAGATGTAGCGGAGTTTCGTCAAAAAATGCAAGCACTGGAAAGCCTGAAAGAGATCAAGGTTTTTTTAGTAAACCTAAGAGATAGCCTCATCGACCAACCACTGTAACCACCAACTATAGCCGTTAATCAATGATTCCGAAAGTTCCAGACATAGAAGATCGAACGTATACTTTGAACGAAGTAGCCCAACTAATGGAAGTAAGCGATTACCTTGTACGCTTTTGGTTGCTAGAGTGTAACCTTAAGGTGCAAGATACGGGCTATAAAACATTCACTGGCCACGAAGTAACCTATTTGATGCAAATAAATAGGTTTAGTAAAGAAAATGGGGTAACGTTTGCCGTGGCAAAAAACGCGATAGACCAAGAAGTAGACCTGATTCAACAAAAAATAAGAGCGACCGAAAAGCTTAAAAGCATTAAACAGTTTTTTGAAGCTTTACGCAATAACCTGAACTAAGATGAAAACCTTATTTATTTTTTTAATATTACTTTTTCCTGGATTAGATCCACCTCCTGCTCCATCAGACACCTCCCGCCCCGAAGCCCAGGCTGAAACAGGCAGACATGTTTTGCAAAAAATAGAAAAACAAGCACGCAAGAAAATCCCACCCCCTGAATATAGAAATATACACAAGAAACCAGCCCTTCAGGTAAAAAGCCCTTACCAAACCAAAGACGAAGAAGATGTAGGCATTGCCATTGCCTTGCTTTTGTTGGCGGTGTTTGCCACCGGACTTTTATTGATGATTCGTTTTAATGTGGCTTTTTGGATTGCCGCTTTGGTTAACCTAGGTGTTCATCTTCTTTTGATGCTATGGGTGTTTTTGGGCATAGGAACCGAAAAAAATAAAAAGCCTGTGAAAGCAAGAAACTTGGCAGGAGCTTTAGGTGCGGCTGCAATCAATGTGGCCTCTGGGTGTGCTGGGGCGGTACTGGGATATGTGGTCGTAGGATTTTTAATTGTGATTCTTGGCATTACCACTTTGTTTTTGTATTTCGAAAGCTCCATTGCTTTTCTTATCATTGGAGGGCTTGCTTTGTTGGGAGGGCTGATTGCCTTATTTTCCCATTGGTTTACCAATGACAGTTCTACTACTACCTCATCCAAAAAAGAAGAGTAGTAGAAGCAGGAAAAAATTACCATAGCTATAGAGA is a window from the Microscilla marina ATCC 23134 genome containing:
- a CDS encoding mechanosensitive ion channel family protein encodes the protein MNNKTILQVLGWLLLVTSVGLAQQKVDSVVKLDSVAKTKEDSLIQKKKAKADSVKKRMEVEIDSLKQVADSLSKASISSGNKEERKRLSAKSDSIKALADTLTKEADLTYLKASARPVVLDKDTLFYVYENLGPYSAEDRASSTEARLRELVARFNYNPDSLRVGKSQTTWNIVYGSKVLFSVLANEAKLQKLSQQQVAENYLKIIKPKIIVFRKKSAVRKWIAEIGWVILILVIVYFLYRAMNVFFKYALKKTYDAREKYFNGITIKNYEVLAPHRQLQLAFLVIKTVRLVTLLIVLYLALPLIFSIFPATKGIANTLLSYILDPLRRAVTSIINYIPHLFEIIVIVIGTRYLLKAMHYFADEVAAGKLVINGFYADWAAPTYNIVRVIVYGFMFVLVFPHLPGSDSPIFKGVSVFFGVLFSLGSSSAISNIVAGLVITYMRPFQKHDRVKIGEVVGDVIEKSLLVTRIKTVKNEEITIPNSSILNGHTINFTSSKQYLIHSTITIGYDVPWRQVHALLIDAADNTKYIVQDPPPFVLQTSLDDFYVSYEVNAYISDTSKIQEAHSAIHQHIQDKFNEAGVEILSPHYRAVRDGGQQTNPVEYLPKDYQSPPMKVKRVD
- a CDS encoding M48 family metalloprotease, with amino-acid sequence MQFWTIFFITLSGTFALLRVTLSLLQQQHRTFSIPKNLAPYYEEKKYQASQHIAHINTWGDIARNILLTSFTIYALAFGWFGQAYAFLGDHLGKGIIQNVAFFVCYTLFITAIVMLTKNIALIYTKKHQPDLNIRQQIFKHLQIFGIIGLLVVVLSFIVFFILFQFPSYAWLVLLIVLFIIRKQFHRYMSSIVIKTFFMDADKPSLIYMKKTARPINAYLESDSEKFEQIYRFITQTLQLSINQVKFFESQRKSNNVTGYCYLNNLYIDSRFLDNDFDNNELFALIAHEAAHLNEPIRFSNYIFLFFLFFFIFGLHFSNTMEAWSVALGFTGNAPVLNLIAFLWISSKVKFIANIIEKHQVRQQEYQADHLSVQATNKEAVRTLLKKVSGRNLTPVNIHPWQEFFYKTHPSLTRRLEFIEQTTTRSEIIARLTKKLQKHTNPPVSPS
- a CDS encoding serine hydrolase codes for the protein MKFLKCSVLYVFLLCWVTPGTTAQTPPNLIEQLMKARPYWFGKVLKNPAKYEVQILYTQINRDKKNKPIYQDFSYRLKPEAYFNPASVVKLPLSLLALEKMHQTNLLGVDKFTRMGTKASYKCQKNVPGNLPKDQNYPCLARYVEQMMLVSDNDAYSRVFEYLGSQYIQQRLAQRGYLDMRIVRRFDDECDSVTNRHTNAVIFYNDQLEPIHYQPARYDPSPFSFPWGTLKKGRGYLKKGYLIRRPLDVTYSNYVSLKDVHQIMKTVMFPEAAPPPYRFDLHWKDYRFLQKRLGSYPREGTLARYRAPKYFDTHKKYLYYGRKKVRVNPNIRIFNIVGWWAGYLVDSAYIVDFKNGVEFFLSALIYTNENQVFDYKFEYTTVGFPFLARLGQTIYQHELKRVKSRKPTLNQFKYWR
- a CDS encoding MerR family transcriptional regulator; amino-acid sequence: MDQSNEIKKQFFSISEVAKMFGVNASLIRFWESEFSILKPQKNAKGERRFVQKDIEDLKLIYYLVKTKGFTLEGAKESIRQKADVAEFRQKMQALESLKEIKVFLVNLRDSLIDQPL
- a CDS encoding MerR family transcriptional regulator, with amino-acid sequence MIPKVPDIEDRTYTLNEVAQLMEVSDYLVRFWLLECNLKVQDTGYKTFTGHEVTYLMQINRFSKENGVTFAVAKNAIDQEVDLIQQKIRATEKLKSIKQFFEALRNNLN